From one Burkholderia pyrrocinia genomic stretch:
- a CDS encoding efflux RND transporter permease subunit produces the protein MIARVIRWSVHNRFLVLLATVLIAAWGVHSLRQTPLDALPDLSDTQVIVKASYPGKAPQVVEDQVTYPLTTTLLGVPGAKTVRAYSSFGDAFVYVLFDDRTDPYWARSRVLEYLSQVQTRLPAGATVSLGPDATGVGWVYEYALVDRTGHHDLGQLRALNDWFLKFELKAVPDVSEVASIGGMVRQYQVVLDPDKLRAYGITQAAVADALRQGNQESGGSVVELAESEYMVRSSGYLRTLDDFRHVVLRTDDAGTPVLLGDVARIQVGPAMRRGIAELNGQGEVTGGVIVMRSGKNALTTIDAVKAKLADLKRSLPPGVEIVTTYDRSQLIERAVGNLKDKLIEEFVIVGIVCAVFLFHLRSAFVAILSLPLGVLAAFIVMRYQGVNANLMSLGGIAIAIGAMIDAAIVMIENAHKHLEAYDHAHPGEPITAERRWELVAASAAEVGPALFFSLLIITLSFIPVFSLEGQEGKLFAPLAFTKTYTIAAAAGLSVTLVPVLMGYLVRGRIPHENANPINRVLIRLYRPLLEATLRRPWVAIGIAVVALVLTAVPLSRLGGEFMPPLDEGDLLYMPTALPGISADKASELLQQTDRLIKTVPEVDTVFGKSGRADTATDPAPLEMFETTIRFKPRSAWRPGMTPEKLVDELDRTVKVPGLSNVWVPPIRNRLDMLSTGIKTPVGVKISGPDLKGIDAIATQVEAAVKHVPGVTSALAERLNGGRYIDVDIDRLAAARYGLSVADIQAVVSSSVGGDDVGEVIAGRERFPINIRYPREIRDSLENLRQLPVVTARGAQIRLGDVARIAIADGPPMIRSENARLSGYVYVDIRGTDLNTAVRAMQQAVAQQVALPPGYSIAWSGQFEYLERAAATLRTVVPVTLVVIFVLLFLTFGSAADALLLMSTVPFALVGGFWLVWGLGHAVSVATSVGFIALAGVAAEFGVVMLLYLKGALTRRLDAGEPLTDALLLDAIREGAVLRVRPKAMTVAVVLAGLVPIVVGHGAGSEVMQRIAAPMVGGMVTAPLLSMFVIPAAWLLLQRRRVRSASDARHFPTVSPAVPSGMNVPSTQTGEPR, from the coding sequence ATGATCGCGCGCGTCATTCGCTGGTCTGTCCACAACCGCTTCCTGGTGCTGCTGGCCACCGTGCTGATCGCGGCATGGGGCGTTCATTCGCTGCGGCAGACGCCGCTCGATGCGTTGCCCGACCTGTCGGACACGCAGGTGATCGTGAAGGCGTCGTATCCGGGCAAGGCGCCGCAGGTCGTCGAGGATCAAGTGACCTATCCGCTGACGACGACGCTGCTCGGCGTGCCCGGCGCGAAAACCGTCCGCGCGTACTCGTCGTTCGGCGACGCGTTCGTCTACGTGCTGTTCGACGATCGCACCGACCCGTACTGGGCGCGTTCGCGCGTGCTCGAATACCTGAGCCAGGTGCAGACCCGGCTGCCGGCGGGCGCGACCGTGTCGCTCGGGCCGGATGCGACAGGCGTCGGCTGGGTGTACGAGTACGCGCTCGTCGACCGCACCGGCCATCACGATCTCGGGCAACTGCGCGCGCTCAACGACTGGTTCCTGAAGTTCGAGCTGAAAGCGGTGCCGGACGTATCCGAAGTCGCGAGCATCGGCGGCATGGTGCGCCAGTACCAGGTCGTGCTCGATCCCGACAAGCTGCGCGCTTACGGAATCACGCAGGCGGCGGTGGCGGACGCGCTCCGCCAGGGCAATCAGGAGTCCGGTGGTTCGGTCGTCGAGCTGGCCGAGTCGGAGTACATGGTGCGGTCGTCCGGCTACCTGCGCACGCTCGACGATTTCCGGCACGTCGTGCTGCGCACGGACGACGCAGGCACGCCGGTGCTGCTCGGCGACGTCGCGCGCATCCAGGTCGGCCCGGCGATGCGGCGCGGGATCGCGGAGCTGAACGGGCAGGGCGAGGTGACGGGCGGCGTCATCGTGATGCGCTCGGGCAAGAACGCGCTCACGACGATCGACGCGGTGAAGGCGAAGCTGGCCGACCTGAAGCGTTCGCTGCCGCCCGGCGTCGAGATCGTCACGACTTACGACCGCTCGCAACTGATCGAGCGCGCGGTGGGTAACCTGAAGGACAAGCTGATCGAGGAATTCGTGATCGTCGGCATCGTCTGCGCGGTGTTCCTGTTCCATCTGCGCAGCGCGTTCGTCGCGATCCTGTCGCTGCCGCTCGGCGTGCTGGCCGCGTTCATCGTGATGCGCTACCAGGGCGTGAACGCGAACCTGATGTCGCTCGGCGGGATCGCGATTGCGATCGGCGCGATGATCGATGCGGCGATCGTGATGATCGAGAACGCGCACAAGCATCTGGAGGCGTACGACCACGCGCATCCCGGCGAACCAATCACGGCCGAGCGCCGCTGGGAACTCGTCGCGGCGTCGGCCGCGGAGGTCGGGCCGGCGCTGTTCTTCTCGCTGCTGATCATCACGTTGTCGTTCATTCCGGTGTTTTCGCTGGAAGGGCAGGAGGGCAAGCTGTTCGCGCCGCTGGCGTTCACGAAGACCTACACGATTGCCGCCGCCGCCGGGCTGTCGGTGACGCTGGTGCCCGTGCTGATGGGCTATCTCGTGCGCGGCCGCATTCCGCACGAGAACGCGAATCCGATCAACCGCGTGCTGATCCGCCTGTACCGGCCGCTGCTCGAAGCGACGCTGCGGCGCCCGTGGGTCGCGATCGGCATCGCGGTCGTCGCGCTCGTGCTGACGGCCGTGCCGTTGTCGCGGCTCGGCGGCGAATTCATGCCGCCGCTCGACGAAGGCGACCTGCTGTACATGCCGACCGCGCTGCCCGGTATTTCGGCCGACAAGGCGAGCGAGCTGCTGCAGCAGACCGACCGGCTGATCAAGACCGTGCCCGAGGTCGACACGGTGTTCGGCAAATCGGGGCGCGCCGATACCGCGACCGACCCGGCGCCGCTTGAGATGTTCGAGACGACGATCCGCTTCAAGCCGCGCAGCGCGTGGCGGCCCGGCATGACGCCGGAGAAGCTCGTCGACGAGCTCGATCGCACGGTGAAGGTGCCGGGCCTGTCGAACGTGTGGGTGCCGCCGATCCGCAACCGGCTCGACATGCTGTCCACCGGCATCAAGACGCCGGTCGGCGTGAAGATCTCCGGGCCGGACCTGAAGGGGATCGACGCGATCGCGACGCAGGTCGAGGCGGCGGTGAAGCACGTGCCGGGCGTGACGTCCGCGCTCGCGGAACGGCTGAACGGCGGCCGCTACATCGACGTCGATATCGACCGGCTCGCCGCCGCGCGCTACGGGCTGTCGGTCGCCGATATCCAGGCGGTCGTGTCGTCGTCGGTCGGCGGCGACGATGTCGGCGAGGTGATCGCGGGGCGCGAGCGTTTCCCGATCAACATCCGCTATCCGCGCGAGATCCGCGATTCGCTCGAGAACCTGCGGCAACTGCCGGTCGTCACGGCACGCGGTGCGCAGATCCGCCTCGGCGACGTCGCGCGCATCGCAATTGCCGACGGTCCGCCGATGATCCGCAGCGAGAACGCGCGGCTGTCGGGTTACGTGTACGTCGACATCCGCGGCACGGATCTGAACACGGCGGTGCGCGCGATGCAGCAGGCGGTCGCGCAACAGGTCGCGTTGCCGCCCGGCTATTCGATCGCGTGGTCGGGGCAGTTCGAGTATCTCGAACGCGCGGCGGCGACGCTGCGCACCGTCGTGCCGGTGACGCTCGTCGTGATCTTCGTGCTGCTGTTCCTCACGTTCGGCTCGGCGGCCGACGCGCTGCTGCTGATGTCGACGGTGCCGTTCGCGCTGGTCGGCGGCTTCTGGCTCGTGTGGGGGCTCGGCCACGCGGTGTCCGTCGCGACGTCGGTGGGTTTCATCGCGCTCGCGGGCGTGGCCGCCGAGTTCGGCGTCGTGATGCTGCTGTACCTGAAGGGCGCGCTGACGCGCCGGCTCGACGCCGGCGAACCGCTGACCGATGCGCTGCTGCTCGACGCGATTCGCGAAGGCGCGGTGCTGCGCGTGCGGCCGAAGGCGATGACGGTCGCCGTCGTGCTCGCCGGCCTCGTGCCGATCGTGGTCGGGCACGGCGCCGGCTCCGAAGTCATGCAGCGCATCGCCGCGCCGATGGTCGGCGGCATGGTCACGGCGCCGCTGCTGTCGATGTTCGTCATTCCCGCCGCGTGGCTTCTGCTTCAGCGCCGTCGTGTGCGAAGCGCGAGCGATGCGCGGCATTTCCCCACAGTTTCACCTGCAGTGCCTTCCGGCATGAATGTGCCATCGACCCAAACTGGAGAACCTCGATGA
- a CDS encoding efflux RND transporter periplasmic adaptor subunit codes for MTNQSLARAALMAFAGAALLGAGYFAGVRHAAGGAGMAAAVAAPAVAAAGATDPNTGRRVLYWHDPMVPNQHFDKPGKSPFMDMQLQPVYAEEGGGSSGIRIDPGLQQNLGIRYATVRRQQTAAGFDAVGTTQFDESRADVVQSRVTGYIDRLHARAPMQRIAKGAPVASLFVPDWLAPQEEYLALKRGGMDGSLLDASRARMRALSIPDGMIANLDRTGRAQTHVVLTAPETGVVSELNVRDGAMVAPGQTLAKIAGLSTLWLIVEVPEALALNVQPGMSVDATFAGDPARHFSGRIREVLPGISTGSRTLQARVEIDNAALKLTPGMLMRVRVAAKESVSRLLVPSEAVIATGKRTIVIVKNGDGRLQPVSVTVGNDVGGDTEVLDGLNEGDTVVASGQFLIDSEASLKSVLPKLERAAGASAAASSAAAAAPIYETTGKVEKVTADDITFSHQPVPALGWGAMTMAFGKPSAQAFPSVKPGQTVHFAFTQTDDGYRLTKVEPQGAEQ; via the coding sequence ATGACGAACCAATCACTGGCGCGCGCGGCGCTGATGGCATTCGCCGGCGCGGCGCTGCTCGGCGCCGGCTATTTCGCGGGCGTCCGCCATGCGGCGGGCGGTGCGGGGATGGCCGCAGCGGTCGCAGCGCCTGCTGTCGCCGCTGCAGGCGCGACCGATCCGAACACGGGCCGCAGGGTGTTGTACTGGCACGACCCGATGGTGCCGAACCAGCACTTCGACAAACCGGGCAAATCGCCGTTCATGGACATGCAGTTGCAGCCTGTCTATGCGGAAGAAGGCGGCGGTTCGTCAGGCATCCGGATCGATCCGGGCCTGCAGCAGAACCTCGGCATTCGCTACGCGACCGTCCGACGCCAGCAGACGGCGGCCGGATTCGATGCGGTGGGCACCACGCAGTTCGACGAATCGCGCGCGGACGTCGTTCAGTCGCGCGTCACCGGTTACATCGATCGCCTCCATGCGCGCGCGCCGATGCAGCGCATCGCGAAGGGCGCGCCGGTCGCGTCGCTGTTCGTGCCGGACTGGCTCGCGCCGCAGGAGGAATATCTCGCGCTCAAGCGCGGCGGGATGGACGGCAGCCTGCTCGATGCGTCGCGCGCGCGGATGCGGGCGCTGTCGATTCCCGACGGCATGATCGCGAATCTCGACCGCACTGGCCGCGCGCAGACGCACGTCGTGCTGACCGCGCCGGAAACCGGCGTCGTCAGCGAGCTGAACGTGCGGGACGGCGCGATGGTCGCGCCCGGTCAGACGCTCGCGAAGATCGCCGGGCTGTCGACGCTGTGGCTGATCGTCGAGGTGCCGGAAGCGCTCGCGCTGAACGTGCAGCCGGGGATGTCGGTCGATGCGACGTTCGCGGGCGATCCGGCGCGGCACTTCAGCGGACGCATCCGCGAAGTGCTGCCCGGCATCAGTACCGGCAGCCGCACGCTGCAGGCGCGCGTGGAGATCGACAACGCAGCGCTGAAGCTCACGCCCGGCATGCTGATGCGCGTGCGCGTCGCCGCGAAGGAGTCGGTTTCGCGCCTGCTCGTGCCGTCCGAAGCGGTGATCGCGACCGGCAAGCGCACGATCGTCATCGTGAAGAACGGCGACGGGCGGCTTCAGCCGGTGTCCGTGACGGTGGGCAACGACGTCGGCGGCGACACGGAAGTGCTCGACGGGTTGAACGAAGGCGATACGGTGGTCGCATCGGGGCAGTTCCTGATCGATTCGGAAGCCAGCCTGAAAAGCGTGCTGCCGAAGCTGGAGCGGGCCGCGGGGGCAAGCGCGGCGGCATCGTCCGCAGCAGCAGCGGCGCCGATCTACGAAACCACCGGCAAGGTCGAGAAGGTCACGGCCGACGACATCACGTTCTCGCATCAGCCCGTTCCGGCGCTCGGCTGGGGCGCGATGACGATGGCGTTCGGCAAGCCGTCGGCACAGGCGTTCCCGAGCGTGAAGCCGGGCCAGACCGTGCATTTCGCGTTCACGCAGACCGACGACGGCTACCGTCTGACGAAGGTCGAGCCGCAAGGAGCTGAGCAATGA
- a CDS encoding TolC family protein has protein sequence MSFDFGTPRTRRACRRAPVLWAALLVAGAVHAQQSPFTLDAALQSATDRSASMQAAQASVRASSEAAVKAGQLPDPMLKAGIDNLPVSGGQRFTVGQDFMTMRRIGIEQEWVSGDKRRLRTALADEQVSRERAGYLVQLAAVRRQTATAWLDAVYAKQALALQQALLAHMNHELDATQASYRGAKASAGDVVQARAMLAQTQDQVLKAQQAYRTALIALARWTAAPVADVTGTPPAPESFVSSLPPDELRLSQPALVAAANDIAVAEADTAVANSERSPNWTWEIAYQQRGGAYSNMVSVGVSIPLPLNRKNRQNRDVAEKTALATKARLMYEDTLRQVQADIRTQSETLASGRERIANLSASLLPAADRRIQLASAAYRAGTGSLADTFAARRAQLEAQLQVLDLRRDVSQTWAQLEYQVVPATLAAAQ, from the coding sequence ATGTCATTCGATTTCGGCACGCCGCGCACGCGGCGTGCGTGTCGGCGCGCGCCCGTGCTGTGGGCCGCGCTGCTGGTGGCAGGCGCCGTTCACGCGCAGCAGTCGCCGTTCACGCTGGACGCCGCGCTGCAGTCCGCGACCGATCGTTCCGCTTCGATGCAGGCCGCGCAGGCTTCGGTGCGCGCGAGCTCGGAAGCGGCCGTCAAGGCCGGCCAGTTGCCGGACCCGATGCTCAAGGCCGGCATCGACAACCTGCCGGTCAGCGGCGGGCAGCGCTTCACCGTCGGCCAGGACTTCATGACGATGCGCCGCATCGGCATCGAGCAGGAATGGGTGTCCGGCGACAAGCGGCGGCTGCGCACCGCGCTGGCCGACGAGCAGGTCAGCCGCGAACGCGCGGGTTATCTCGTGCAGCTTGCGGCCGTGCGCCGGCAGACCGCGACGGCGTGGCTCGACGCCGTCTATGCGAAGCAGGCGCTCGCGCTTCAGCAGGCGCTGCTCGCGCACATGAACCATGAACTCGACGCGACACAGGCGTCGTATCGCGGCGCGAAGGCGAGCGCGGGCGATGTCGTTCAGGCCCGCGCGATGCTCGCGCAAACGCAGGATCAGGTGCTCAAGGCGCAGCAGGCATATCGCACCGCACTCATCGCGCTTGCCCGCTGGACGGCGGCTCCCGTTGCGGACGTGACGGGGACGCCGCCCGCGCCCGAATCCTTCGTGTCGTCGCTGCCGCCGGACGAACTGCGCCTGTCGCAACCGGCGCTTGTCGCCGCCGCGAACGACATCGCGGTTGCCGAAGCCGACACCGCGGTGGCGAACAGCGAGCGCAGCCCGAACTGGACGTGGGAAATCGCGTACCAGCAGCGCGGCGGCGCGTATTCGAACATGGTGTCGGTCGGCGTCTCGATCCCGCTGCCGCTCAACCGCAAGAACCGCCAGAACCGCGACGTCGCCGAGAAAACCGCACTCGCGACGAAGGCGCGCCTGATGTACGAGGACACGCTGCGTCAGGTGCAGGCCGATATCCGCACGCAGTCCGAAACGCTGGCGAGCGGCCGCGAACGCATCGCGAACCTGAGCGCGTCGCTGCTGCCCGCCGCCGATCGGCGCATACAGCTCGCCAGCGCCGCGTACCGGGCCGGCACGGGGTCGCTTGCCGACACGTTCGCCGCCCGGCGTGCGCAACTGGAAGCGCAGTTGCAGGTGCTCGATCTCAGGCGCGACGTGTCGCAGACCTGGGCGCAGCTCGAATATCAGGTCGTGCCGGCGACGCTGGCCGCCGCGCAGTGA
- a CDS encoding glutathione binding-like protein: MKLYHAPGSCSQAICIVLREGDIDAEIVKVDARKHVVVEGGLNYYDMTELGYVPLLELDDGTMLREGPVIAQYLADLRPEAALAPAYGTLARYRLMEWLSFLGTEIHKGFVPLLYAMQAGKYVEPVRQKLDSRFAWIDRQLDGKTFVIGDTFTVADAYLFALTGWGKADWMRSVYNADIDLSRYAQLRAWYERVRERPAVQAVLAADDLLR; the protein is encoded by the coding sequence ATGAAGCTTTATCACGCTCCCGGAAGCTGTTCGCAGGCGATCTGCATCGTACTGCGCGAAGGCGACATCGATGCGGAGATCGTCAAGGTCGACGCGCGCAAGCATGTCGTCGTCGAAGGCGGACTCAACTACTACGACATGACCGAACTCGGCTACGTGCCGCTGCTCGAACTCGACGACGGCACGATGCTGCGCGAAGGGCCGGTGATCGCGCAGTATCTCGCGGATCTGCGCCCGGAAGCCGCGCTCGCGCCCGCATACGGCACGCTCGCCCGCTACCGGCTGATGGAGTGGCTCAGCTTCCTCGGCACCGAGATCCACAAGGGCTTCGTTCCGCTGCTGTACGCGATGCAGGCGGGGAAGTACGTGGAGCCCGTGCGGCAGAAGCTCGACAGCCGCTTTGCATGGATCGACCGCCAGCTCGACGGCAAGACGTTCGTTATCGGCGACACGTTCACCGTCGCGGATGCGTACCTGTTCGCGCTGACCGGTTGGGGCAAGGCCGACTGGATGCGCTCGGTGTACAACGCGGATATCGACCTGAGCCGGTATGCGCAGCTGCGCGCGTGGTACGAGCGGGTTCGCGAGCGGCCGGCCGTGCAGGCCGTGCTGGCGGCGGACGACCTGTTGCGGTAG
- a CDS encoding winged helix-turn-helix transcriptional regulator gives MKTSATGCSVEEAMRVLGGRWRLLLVSYLLDGPRRFSDLRRDMPGISQRMLTLDLRALEDAGLVRRTVYPEVPVRVEYDLTADGDRLRPVVDVMREFGLWLKARDADASCDSGTTPAAAIETTR, from the coding sequence ATGAAAACGAGTGCGACAGGATGTTCCGTTGAAGAAGCGATGCGCGTGCTCGGCGGCCGCTGGCGGCTACTGCTGGTGTCGTACCTGCTCGACGGGCCGCGACGCTTCAGCGACCTGCGCCGCGACATGCCGGGCATCTCGCAGCGCATGCTGACGCTCGACCTGCGCGCGCTCGAAGACGCGGGGCTCGTGCGACGGACCGTCTATCCGGAAGTGCCGGTGCGGGTCGAGTACGATCTGACCGCGGACGGCGACCGGCTGCGGCCGGTGGTCGACGTGATGCGCGAATTCGGGCTGTGGCTGAAGGCGCGCGATGCCGATGCGTCGTGCGATAGCGGCACGACGCCCGCAGCGGCGATAGAAACAACCCGATAA
- a CDS encoding XAC2610-related protein, protein MTRSLRFRPFPRVAALLLAACASATPAAHAAKPLLTFKVDDTVTARVERADSARLTVRFLPSGKTQTLDVTAADEEGHYHLATDDYNFDGHRDLALHAMLGMVNESYGIYLYNAARQQFEPLHMPASNMPHGNCDDLINVEAKPKERTLYSSCRGGPIWYTDAYRFDASGRMFLYQSSEAIPDDLRTLLDDDNGPSSMLLTYDEHGKRVSRRPQAYGGGKVTFKVRAAARLPLHDLATDAPTRRYVVAGDTLELVDATADFRWLKVIYRNPRAGAVTGWISAKDAIAD, encoded by the coding sequence ATGACGCGCTCCCTCCGATTCCGACCGTTTCCGCGCGTCGCCGCGCTGCTGCTCGCCGCGTGCGCATCGGCGACCCCCGCCGCACACGCGGCCAAACCGCTGCTCACGTTCAAGGTCGACGACACCGTCACGGCCCGCGTCGAGCGCGCCGACAGCGCGCGCCTCACGGTCCGCTTCCTGCCGAGCGGGAAAACGCAGACGCTCGACGTCACCGCCGCCGACGAGGAAGGCCACTACCACCTCGCAACGGACGACTACAACTTCGACGGCCACCGCGATCTCGCGCTGCACGCGATGTTAGGCATGGTCAACGAAAGCTACGGCATCTACCTGTACAACGCCGCGCGCCAGCAGTTCGAGCCGCTGCACATGCCGGCGAGCAACATGCCGCACGGCAACTGCGACGACCTGATCAACGTCGAAGCGAAGCCGAAGGAGCGCACGCTGTACAGCTCGTGCCGCGGCGGCCCGATCTGGTACACCGATGCGTACCGCTTCGACGCCAGCGGCAGGATGTTTCTGTACCAGTCCAGCGAAGCGATACCGGACGACTTGCGCACACTGCTCGACGACGACAACGGCCCGTCGTCGATGCTGCTGACCTACGACGAGCACGGCAAGCGCGTGTCGCGCCGCCCGCAGGCGTATGGCGGCGGCAAGGTCACGTTCAAGGTGCGCGCGGCGGCACGCCTGCCGCTGCACGACCTGGCGACCGACGCGCCCACGCGCCGCTACGTCGTCGCGGGCGACACGCTCGAACTGGTCGACGCGACTGCCGACTTCCGGTGGCTGAAGGTTATCTATCGCAATCCGCGCGCAGGCGCCGTGACGGGCTGGATCAGCGCGAAGGACGCGATAGCCGACTGA
- a CDS encoding C45 family autoproteolytic acyltransferase/hydolase, protein MKLHTFVTDITDPRARGRLIGERFAPGIRETVALYLAFFPKLGIDPQRAREIGEASLAALDAWCPRLAAEVEAIADGVDLPRWQLACLNARTEILATAPASAEGECSTTVYAPAGPHAPRTLQTWDWHDSLAPQGLLMQFDTPHGRTVKLFSEFGMLAKLGVNSAGLGLHFNILHHASDNDSAGVPVHAIARRLLEDATTVQEAIELASTARVSASTVLTVFTRHDANPRAASIELSPSGVGVVVPRPDGWLLHTNHFLDLALSGGECMPDSSTTRERFAHLNDVVKGMTSADVRERAAAMCGAAGDEAVVCFHPDLSMPDTERWETLLTVGIDTDACALDYVAGNPHDLARDGFQRF, encoded by the coding sequence TTGAAGCTGCACACCTTCGTGACCGACATCACCGATCCGCGCGCGAGAGGCCGCCTGATCGGCGAACGCTTCGCGCCGGGGATTCGCGAGACGGTCGCGCTGTATCTCGCGTTCTTTCCGAAGCTCGGCATCGATCCGCAGCGCGCACGGGAGATCGGCGAAGCGAGCCTTGCCGCGCTCGACGCATGGTGCCCGCGCCTGGCCGCCGAAGTCGAAGCGATCGCCGATGGCGTCGACCTGCCGCGCTGGCAGCTCGCGTGCCTGAACGCGCGCACCGAGATTCTCGCCACCGCGCCCGCGTCGGCCGAAGGCGAATGCTCGACGACCGTCTACGCGCCGGCCGGCCCGCACGCGCCGCGCACGCTGCAGACGTGGGACTGGCACGACAGCCTCGCGCCGCAGGGGCTGCTGATGCAGTTCGACACGCCGCACGGCCGTACCGTCAAGCTGTTCTCCGAATTCGGGATGCTGGCGAAGCTCGGCGTGAACAGCGCGGGGCTCGGGCTGCATTTCAACATCCTGCACCACGCGAGCGACAACGACAGCGCCGGCGTACCCGTGCATGCGATCGCACGGCGCCTGCTCGAAGACGCGACGACGGTGCAGGAGGCGATCGAACTCGCCAGCACTGCGCGCGTGAGCGCGTCGACGGTGCTGACCGTGTTCACGCGGCATGACGCGAACCCGCGCGCCGCGAGCATCGAGCTGAGCCCGTCGGGCGTGGGTGTGGTCGTGCCGCGTCCGGACGGCTGGCTGCTGCATACGAACCATTTCCTCGATCTTGCGTTGAGCGGTGGCGAGTGCATGCCCGACAGCTCGACGACGCGCGAGCGCTTCGCGCACCTGAACGATGTCGTGAAAGGCATGACGAGCGCCGACGTGCGCGAGCGCGCGGCCGCGATGTGCGGCGCGGCGGGCGACGAGGCCGTCGTGTGTTTCCATCCGGACCTGTCGATGCCCGACACCGAGCGCTGGGAAACGCTGCTGACCGTCGGCATCGATACCGATGCGTGCGCGCTCGACTACGTGGCCGGTAATCCGCACGACCTCGCGCGCGACGGGTTCCAGCGGTTCTGA
- a CDS encoding DUF3138 family protein has product MKIKHMTALCLLAFEAASAFAHTPQATDASRMKALQAQVTALQQQVNELRASMMAAQAPGTATATAAASGGAKIGAINTAAAAAPAADAAPTFTNDDLQQMREQISNASLKVDSLQEAATTGPLAGLSITGYVDPVYLFNRAQRTSGFQFLNHDPGAYDYFNSTIGDVYLDIKKTFGVGPMAPSAEIVIQPNRGFGNVFSNAHGGVGNNIVTQAQVNVPLGTTRTFEVGMMPSLAGYEVQPSNQMLTLTHGLLYDFSEPGNLIGIGLKGSNAAMTRFWQVVIGNEVLRTAGAIANAANNTTKTNWTPTITARFDNATSTAFDFGISGMLGRQSLFSPCAVAGGYGYQCNGSSPTGLYKYVEADMAYTHDKTQVNAQVDYGELQKGAWNGGTARWYGMSLLGHTKWTTSWVGRMGATLRFDYLNNTANGGGGTNIQYGLAGGNPSVNGSSGFGIDPSCFQGSSTNGTECKGAQRYAITADLLFYPTQQITVKVEYRHDAANHPVFLKSNGTYARSNDLAGMQFIYSF; this is encoded by the coding sequence ATGAAAATCAAACACATGACGGCGCTGTGCCTGCTCGCGTTCGAAGCGGCTTCGGCATTCGCACACACGCCGCAGGCAACCGACGCGAGCAGGATGAAGGCACTGCAGGCGCAGGTCACCGCGCTGCAGCAGCAGGTGAACGAACTGCGCGCGAGCATGATGGCAGCGCAGGCGCCCGGCACCGCAACTGCAACCGCCGCCGCATCGGGCGGCGCGAAGATTGGCGCCATCAACACGGCGGCCGCTGCCGCGCCGGCGGCCGACGCGGCGCCCACGTTCACGAACGACGACCTGCAGCAGATGCGCGAACAGATTTCGAACGCATCGCTGAAGGTCGATTCGCTGCAGGAAGCCGCGACGACCGGCCCGCTCGCGGGCCTGAGCATCACCGGCTACGTCGATCCGGTTTACCTGTTCAACCGTGCGCAGCGCACGTCCGGCTTCCAGTTCCTGAATCACGATCCGGGCGCGTACGACTACTTCAACAGCACGATCGGCGACGTCTATCTCGACATCAAGAAGACTTTCGGCGTCGGCCCGATGGCGCCGTCGGCGGAGATCGTGATCCAGCCGAACCGCGGTTTCGGCAACGTGTTCAGCAATGCGCACGGCGGCGTCGGCAACAACATCGTCACGCAGGCGCAGGTCAACGTGCCGCTCGGCACGACGCGGACCTTCGAGGTCGGGATGATGCCGAGCCTCGCGGGCTACGAGGTGCAGCCGTCGAACCAGATGCTGACGCTCACGCACGGGCTGCTGTACGACTTCAGCGAGCCGGGCAACCTGATCGGCATCGGGCTGAAGGGCTCCAACGCGGCGATGACGCGCTTCTGGCAGGTGGTGATCGGCAACGAGGTGCTGCGCACGGCCGGCGCGATCGCGAACGCGGCGAACAACACGACGAAGACCAACTGGACGCCGACGATCACCGCGCGCTTCGACAACGCGACGTCGACGGCTTTCGACTTCGGCATCTCCGGGATGCTCGGCCGGCAATCGCTGTTCTCGCCGTGCGCGGTGGCGGGCGGCTACGGCTACCAGTGCAACGGATCGTCGCCGACCGGCCTCTACAAATACGTGGAAGCCGACATGGCCTATACGCACGACAAGACGCAGGTCAACGCGCAGGTCGACTACGGCGAGCTGCAGAAGGGCGCCTGGAATGGCGGCACCGCGCGCTGGTACGGGATGTCGCTGCTCGGCCATACGAAGTGGACGACGTCGTGGGTCGGCCGCATGGGCGCGACGCTGCGCTTCGACTACCTGAACAACACGGCGAACGGCGGCGGCGGCACCAACATCCAGTACGGGCTCGCGGGCGGCAACCCGTCGGTGAACGGGTCGAGCGGCTTCGGCATCGATCCGTCATGCTTCCAGGGCTCGTCGACGAACGGCACCGAGTGCAAGGGCGCGCAACGCTATGCGATCACGGCCGACCTGTTGTTCTACCCGACGCAGCAGATTACCGTGAAGGTCGAATACCGCCACGACGCGGCGAACCATCCGGTGTTCCTGAAGAGCAACGGCACGTACGCGCGCAGCAACGACCTGGCCGGGATGCAGTTCATCTACTCGTTCTGA